A genomic region of Candidatus Dependentiae bacterium contains the following coding sequences:
- the gyrA gene encoding DNA gyrase subunit A: MKKPSQASPALSVLPLSIERELKSSFLDYAMSVIVSRALPDVRDGLKPVHRRILYAMYTLGLFNERAYRKSATVVGEVIGSYHPHGNEPIYQAMVGLAQDFSKRYPLLDGQGNWGSIDGDNAAAYRYTEVRMAKITRELLYDIDKQTVQFQSNFDESKLEPTLLPSRLPNLLINGSNGIAVGMATSIPPHNLGEIVDACLALLKNPHLTDDELFSLVPGPDFPTGGIICGRSGIVKAYKTGHGNVVTRAVVDIEESSSKNLLIIKEIPYQVNKAALIEKIADLVKEKVIEGITNIRDESNRDGIRVVIDIRRGDVPQVVLNQLFKHTSLQVSHSIMLLALLDNTPHIFTLREMLEQFLVHRQEVIRRRSEFDLDKNKGREHLLIGLIKALENIDAVVALIRASKSGQDASEGLCKTFAFSEVQAKAILDMRLQRLTALEVDKITTEIAEVRKVIAYLELLLSNHEVLIKEVVDELEAIKSSYADKRRSRIEGSIDQFEDIDLIPNDEVVVTLTSKGYIKRVALDVYAVQHRGGKGKRAVADLGEADDVLKDVFVAKNHDDLLFFTNLGRVYTLSVYQVPEASRTARGRAIVNLIPLTPGEVVVKLLCAAELQSGYVVMVTSKGVIKKTEAVAFSNVRKTGIHAINLNEGDELAFCAQSTGSDDIVLATSAGQGIRFKETEVRPMGRHSAGVRGVRIRGNSTVVGLEVIQLADAKDLLFVTSAGYGKRVRVEDFRVAHRGGLGVRTIPVGKRNGEVIGVALVSDQSSILLIEESGKIIRLSPQEVRTMRRGAQGVRLIRLDEGQRVFAVASFDESLEEENENSQNPVESAPNSTSPVVVGTIVEDDVMDEGDEELFEEDEFPEDDTEELDEE, from the coding sequence CTGAAAAAGCCATCACAAGCAAGTCCTGCGTTATCTGTTCTTCCGTTATCAATTGAACGAGAGCTTAAAAGTTCATTTCTAGACTACGCAATGTCTGTGATTGTGAGTCGTGCGCTGCCTGATGTTCGTGATGGATTAAAGCCGGTTCATAGAAGAATTTTATATGCTATGTATACGTTGGGGTTATTCAATGAGCGAGCATATCGAAAATCTGCAACCGTTGTCGGGGAAGTTATTGGTTCGTACCATCCACATGGCAATGAGCCTATTTATCAGGCTATGGTTGGTTTGGCACAAGATTTTTCAAAACGATATCCATTGCTTGATGGTCAGGGAAACTGGGGTTCGATCGACGGTGATAATGCTGCTGCGTATCGATATACCGAAGTTCGGATGGCAAAAATTACTCGAGAATTGTTGTATGATATTGATAAGCAAACAGTTCAATTTCAATCTAACTTTGATGAATCAAAATTAGAGCCAACATTGTTGCCAAGCCGTTTACCAAATTTGTTGATCAATGGATCAAATGGTATTGCGGTTGGTATGGCAACATCTATTCCACCCCATAATTTGGGAGAAATTGTTGATGCGTGCTTAGCTTTGCTTAAAAACCCACATCTTACCGATGATGAGTTGTTTTCACTCGTTCCTGGTCCAGATTTTCCAACAGGCGGTATTATTTGTGGTCGATCTGGCATTGTAAAAGCCTATAAAACCGGTCATGGAAACGTAGTTACTCGTGCGGTGGTTGATATTGAAGAATCTTCATCAAAAAATTTATTGATCATTAAAGAAATTCCGTATCAGGTAAATAAAGCTGCGTTGATCGAAAAAATTGCAGATTTAGTAAAAGAAAAAGTTATTGAGGGTATTACTAATATCCGAGACGAATCTAACCGTGATGGTATTCGTGTCGTTATTGATATTCGCCGTGGAGATGTTCCACAGGTTGTTTTGAATCAATTATTCAAGCACACCTCATTGCAGGTTTCACATTCAATTATGTTGTTGGCGCTTCTGGATAATACGCCACACATTTTTACACTTCGTGAAATGTTGGAACAGTTTTTAGTGCATCGCCAAGAAGTTATTAGACGTCGTTCAGAATTTGATCTTGATAAAAATAAAGGTCGCGAGCATTTATTGATTGGCTTAATTAAAGCTCTTGAAAATATTGATGCAGTTGTTGCGCTTATCCGAGCTTCCAAATCTGGACAAGATGCGTCTGAAGGCTTGTGTAAAACATTTGCATTTTCAGAAGTTCAAGCTAAAGCAATTCTGGATATGCGTTTGCAACGTTTGACGGCGCTTGAGGTCGATAAAATTACTACAGAGATTGCCGAAGTTCGTAAAGTGATTGCGTACCTTGAGTTGCTTCTTTCTAACCATGAAGTCTTAATTAAAGAGGTTGTGGATGAATTGGAAGCAATTAAATCTTCATACGCAGATAAACGAAGAAGCAGAATCGAAGGTTCAATCGATCAGTTTGAGGATATTGATTTAATTCCTAACGATGAAGTTGTGGTAACGCTTACAAGTAAGGGTTACATTAAGCGTGTTGCTCTTGATGTCTACGCAGTGCAGCATCGTGGTGGAAAAGGCAAGCGCGCGGTTGCAGATCTTGGTGAAGCAGATGATGTCTTGAAAGACGTTTTTGTTGCAAAAAATCATGATGATCTTCTCTTCTTTACAAACCTTGGACGAGTGTACACATTGAGCGTGTATCAGGTTCCAGAGGCTTCCAGAACAGCTCGTGGACGTGCAATTGTCAACTTGATTCCATTAACTCCTGGTGAAGTGGTTGTAAAATTATTGTGTGCTGCTGAATTGCAATCAGGATATGTGGTTATGGTAACTTCTAAAGGGGTTATTAAGAAAACCGAAGCTGTTGCGTTCTCGAATGTTAGAAAAACAGGTATTCATGCGATTAATTTGAATGAAGGCGATGAACTTGCGTTTTGTGCTCAAAGTACCGGTTCGGATGATATTGTCTTGGCAACAAGCGCAGGTCAGGGTATTCGATTTAAAGAAACTGAAGTGCGACCAATGGGAAGACACTCTGCTGGTGTGAGAGGTGTTCGTATTCGAGGTAATTCTACGGTTGTTGGGCTTGAAGTTATTCAGCTCGCAGATGCAAAAGATTTACTTTTTGTGACATCGGCTGGTTATGGAAAACGTGTTCGTGTTGAAGACTTTAGAGTTGCTCACCGAGGTGGACTTGGTGTTCGAACAATTCCGGTTGGAAAACGAAACGGTGAAGTGATTGGTGTTGCCTTGGTTTCAGATCAATCGAGCATTTTGTTGATTGAAGAGTCGGGTAAAATTATTCGCTTGTCTCCACAAGAGGTTCGCACGATGAGACGTGGTGCTCAGGGTGTAAGATTGATTCGTCTTGATGAAGGGCAGCGTGTGTTTGCTGTTGCTTCTTTTGATGAGTCGCTCGAAGAAGAGAATGAAAATTCTCAAAATCCTGTAGAATCTGCTCCAAATTCGACATCCCCGGTTGTTGTGGGTACCATCGTAGAAGATGATGTTATGGACGAGGGAGATGAAGAGCTTTTTGAAGAAGACGAATTTCCTGAGGATGACACCGAAGAATTAGATGAAGAATAA
- a CDS encoding DEAD/DEAH box helicase: MDTPTQSELLFNLLGISEQVLKALTAMGYKNPTEIQAKSIPVLLQKKDFIGQARTGTGKTVAFGIPVVESIDAQNKATQAIILCPTRELALQVAKQLEDVAQFISGVKVATLVGGQPIEPQMRSLRFGAQIVVGTPGRVIDHLDRKTLQLDQVHFAVLDEADEMLDMGFRDDIETILKKTPATRQTALFSATMPTEIKNLAKEYQKNPEHVNLVVKDVAKPLIEQIYYEIPNPRKSDLLASLLDIDQPALSIAFCNTIQRVDELTRKLQEAGYSADALHGDMRQSRRDRVMDRFRTGDCKILVATDVAARGIDVAGIDVVFNVDLPLDQENYVHRIGRTGRAGRTGKAYSFVGGRDRMLLKTIARNANGALELRQVPSQEAVESSRAEKIFTKIATDTKPESHLEKYIALIKANLGEVGDPVKLAASLLKNIIHKGKPIQTDFSHSDDFRREGGRKSFGSREDRPERSFNRRREFGNREDRPERSFGNREDRPERSFGKREDRPFRGEGRPFTPRSDFGDRPRKSFEDKGNSFGNREFAPRREGRSRFEGNDSFGSGRSNWKKNDDHGSQPRFGSRRQSDFSSSRREQA; the protein is encoded by the coding sequence ATGGATACACCTACCCAAAGTGAACTATTGTTCAATTTATTAGGCATTTCAGAGCAAGTTTTAAAAGCTCTTACAGCTATGGGATATAAAAATCCTACAGAAATTCAAGCAAAATCGATTCCGGTTTTGCTCCAAAAAAAAGATTTTATCGGTCAAGCTCGTACCGGAACAGGAAAAACAGTTGCCTTTGGTATTCCTGTTGTCGAATCGATCGACGCTCAGAACAAAGCTACTCAAGCTATCATCCTTTGCCCAACAAGAGAATTAGCCCTCCAAGTCGCAAAACAACTTGAAGACGTTGCTCAATTTATCTCAGGCGTTAAAGTTGCAACACTTGTCGGTGGACAGCCAATCGAACCTCAAATGCGTTCATTGCGATTTGGCGCACAAATTGTTGTTGGAACACCTGGTCGTGTTATCGATCACCTTGATAGAAAAACATTACAACTCGATCAAGTACATTTTGCTGTGCTTGACGAAGCTGATGAGATGCTTGATATGGGCTTTAGAGATGATATCGAAACAATCTTGAAAAAGACCCCTGCAACTCGTCAAACCGCTCTTTTCTCGGCGACAATGCCAACAGAAATCAAAAACCTTGCTAAGGAATACCAAAAAAATCCTGAACATGTGAACTTGGTTGTCAAAGACGTTGCAAAGCCGCTTATCGAACAAATTTATTACGAAATTCCAAATCCAAGAAAATCAGACCTTCTTGCTAGCCTTCTTGATATCGATCAACCTGCTCTTTCGATCGCTTTTTGTAATACAATTCAACGCGTAGACGAATTGACCAGAAAACTCCAGGAAGCTGGTTACTCTGCTGATGCTCTTCATGGAGATATGAGACAATCTCGTAGAGACCGTGTTATGGATAGATTCAGAACCGGCGATTGCAAAATCCTTGTTGCAACAGACGTTGCTGCTCGTGGAATTGACGTTGCAGGAATTGATGTTGTCTTTAACGTTGACCTTCCTCTTGATCAAGAAAATTATGTACACCGTATCGGAAGAACCGGTCGTGCAGGAAGAACAGGAAAAGCGTACAGCTTTGTTGGTGGCCGAGACAGAATGCTCCTTAAGACTATTGCACGCAATGCAAATGGCGCGCTTGAACTTCGTCAAGTTCCATCGCAAGAAGCAGTAGAATCTTCTCGTGCAGAAAAAATCTTTACTAAAATTGCAACCGACACAAAACCAGAATCTCACCTTGAAAAATATATTGCTCTTATCAAGGCAAATCTTGGTGAAGTTGGCGATCCTGTTAAATTAGCTGCTTCATTGCTGAAAAACATCATCCATAAAGGCAAGCCAATTCAAACAGACTTCAGCCATTCAGACGACTTCCGCAGAGAAGGTGGACGTAAATCTTTTGGCTCGCGTGAAGACAGACCAGAGCGTTCATTCAACAGAAGAAGAGAATTTGGCAATCGCGAAGACAGACCAGAACGTTCATTCGGCAACCGTGAAGATCGTCCAGAAAGATCGTTTGGAAAACGTGAAGACAGACCATTCAGAGGTGAAGGTCGCCCATTCACTCCACGTTCAGATTTTGGCGATCGACCAAGAAAGTCCTTTGAAGATAAAGGAAATTCATTTGGAAATCGTGAATTTGCTCCTCGTAGAGAAGGTAGATCACGATTTGAAGGTAATGACTCATTTGGTTCAGGACGTAGCAACTGGAAAAAGAACGATGACCATGGCTCACAACCTCGTTTTGGATCACGACGTCAATCAGACTTTTCCTCAAGTCGTCGCGAACAAGCGTAA